Proteins encoded within one genomic window of Empedobacter falsenii:
- a CDS encoding glycosyltransferase: protein MSKLAIIIPCYNEEFRLNFNEIDLLLNQANIDVYFANDGSKDNTVKKINQYIQNKPNTFLFDYKKNEGKAFTIYKSLVSLYEQNKYTYIGYLDADFSTKSVDFLSMYNYLQNSPKEFILASRIMLLNSNIKRKKYRHYIGRIILTIINIKYKLGIYDTQCGAKIFSQNILNEVLKTPFQTAWLFDAEVFIRLKKSNLLTNGVEFPITNWEDVAGSKLKLTDGFEILKEINTLYKNY from the coding sequence ATGTCGAAATTAGCAATAATAATTCCTTGTTATAATGAAGAGTTTAGATTAAATTTTAATGAAATTGATTTATTACTAAATCAAGCAAACATAGATGTTTATTTTGCAAATGATGGAAGCAAGGACAATACTGTAAAAAAAATAAATCAGTACATACAAAATAAACCAAACACATTTTTATTTGATTATAAAAAAAATGAAGGTAAAGCCTTTACAATTTATAAATCTTTGGTTTCTTTATATGAACAAAATAAATATACTTATATCGGATATTTAGATGCAGATTTTTCTACAAAATCTGTTGATTTCCTTAGCATGTATAATTATTTACAAAATTCTCCCAAGGAATTTATTCTAGCCTCGAGAATAATGTTGCTTAATTCAAACATCAAACGAAAAAAATACAGACATTACATTGGTAGAATAATACTTACTATAATCAATATAAAATATAAATTAGGAATTTACGATACTCAATGTGGAGCTAAAATTTTTTCTCAAAACATTTTGAATGAAGTTTTAAAAACACCTTTTCAAACCGCATGGTTATTTGATGCAGAAGTCTTCATTCGATTGAAGAAAAGCAATTTGCTTACAAATGGAGTCGAATTTCCTATAACTAATTGGGAAGACGTAGCAGGCTCTAAACTTAAATTAACTGATGGTTTTGAGATTTTAAAAGAAATAAATACATTATATAAAAATTATTAA
- a CDS encoding DUF1972 domain-containing protein gives MNSEYFSFEYTSIMKIAILGTRGIPNYHGGFEQFAEFFAVYLANKGEDVYVYNSSLHPYKEKKFNGVKLIQCKDPEDKMGTAGQFLYDLNCILDARKRNFDIILQLGYTSSTIWWWLMPKGAKIITNMDGLEWKRSKYSKKVQHFLKYAEKLGAIHSDHLIADSLGIQTYLKNKYNKDSTYIAYGADAFINPNNSILDKYKIQKNNYSLLIARFEPENNLEMILDGVTSSNKHEIFLVIGKHETPYGEFLKEKYKSFSNIIFTGGIYNFEELNNIRYYSRLYFHGHSVGGTNPSLLEAMASNCLICANNNEFNKGVLKENAFYFSNKNEVKQLYDTLVKENELEKIKKNTASIENEFSWSIINQKYYNLLKEVI, from the coding sequence ATGAATTCTGAATATTTTTCATTCGAATATACATCAATTATGAAAATTGCCATTTTAGGAACAAGAGGAATACCAAATTATCACGGTGGATTTGAACAATTTGCTGAATTTTTTGCTGTTTATTTAGCTAATAAGGGAGAAGATGTTTACGTTTATAACTCTTCATTACATCCGTATAAAGAAAAAAAATTTAATGGAGTTAAATTAATCCAATGCAAGGATCCAGAAGATAAAATGGGAACTGCAGGACAATTTCTTTACGATTTGAATTGTATTTTGGATGCTCGCAAACGTAATTTCGATATTATTTTACAATTAGGATATACAAGCAGTACAATATGGTGGTGGTTAATGCCTAAAGGAGCGAAAATTATAACTAACATGGATGGTCTAGAATGGAAACGTAGCAAATATTCAAAAAAAGTCCAACACTTCTTGAAATATGCCGAAAAATTAGGCGCAATACATTCTGATCATCTAATTGCAGATTCTTTAGGAATACAAACCTATCTGAAAAACAAATACAATAAAGACTCTACTTATATTGCTTATGGCGCCGATGCATTTATTAACCCAAATAATTCTATTTTAGATAAATATAAAATTCAAAAAAATAATTATAGTTTATTAATTGCTCGATTTGAACCCGAAAATAACTTAGAAATGATTCTAGATGGTGTGACATCATCTAACAAACATGAAATTTTCTTAGTAATTGGAAAACATGAAACTCCTTACGGAGAATTCTTAAAAGAAAAATATAAATCTTTTTCTAACATTATATTTACTGGAGGCATTTATAATTTCGAGGAATTAAACAATATTCGTTATTATTCACGTTTATACTTTCATGGACATTCTGTTGGTGGTACAAATCCTTCATTATTAGAAGCAATGGCATCCAACTGCTTAATTTGTGCTAATAATAATGAATTTAACAAAGGAGTTCTAAAAGAAAATGCATTTTATTTCTCTAACAAAAATGAAGTAAAACAACTTTATGACACTTTAGTTAAAGAAAATGAATTAGAAAAAATTAAGAAAAACACAGCTTCTATAGAAAATGAATTTAGCTGGAGTATTATCAATCAAAAATATTATAATTTATTAAAAGAAGTTATTTAA
- a CDS encoding glycosyltransferase family 4 protein — protein sequence MKIFVDAYLLNKEYQGTRTYIVELYKELSRKRKDIKITFGVVEQTTEIMNEFLEFDNISLYEYKEKNRWKRMFGELPKLSFLYDYMHFQYIIPFRKLNENCQYINTIHDILFVDYPNQFPFFYRISRTILFKWSAKKTDILLTVSNYSKKQIAKHFNIQLTKILVTPNGVNEEFLEDYDKKRIQEKILSKYGLKDYILYVSRVEPRKNQLQLLQLFSNNQSIYNNYTMVFVGKKSLESNSFEEYFMKLPDEVKNKVKYIEQVPQDDLVDFYRSASFFIYPSLYEGFGIPPIEAAAAKIPVLCNNMTAMEDFTFFEPYLINFEHQNIQQCFDDFILNNQSDIKGIKKEIESNYAWSTSADDLLNVLK from the coding sequence ATGAAAATATTTGTTGACGCCTATTTACTGAATAAAGAATATCAAGGGACTAGAACTTATATCGTAGAGCTATATAAAGAATTATCAAGAAAAAGAAAAGATATTAAAATAACATTTGGAGTCGTAGAACAGACAACAGAGATTATGAATGAGTTTTTGGAGTTTGATAATATTTCTTTATATGAATACAAAGAAAAAAATCGTTGGAAAAGGATGTTTGGAGAATTGCCAAAATTATCTTTTTTGTATGATTATATGCATTTTCAATACATTATTCCATTCAGAAAATTAAATGAAAATTGTCAATACATTAATACAATTCATGATATTTTATTTGTTGATTATCCTAACCAATTTCCTTTTTTCTATAGAATCTCTCGAACAATTTTGTTTAAATGGAGTGCAAAAAAAACAGATATTTTATTGACAGTTTCTAACTATTCTAAAAAACAAATTGCTAAACACTTTAATATACAGTTAACAAAAATTCTTGTAACACCAAATGGTGTAAATGAAGAGTTTTTAGAAGATTATGATAAGAAGAGGATACAGGAAAAGATTTTATCAAAATATGGATTGAAAGATTATATTTTATACGTAAGTAGAGTGGAACCTCGTAAAAATCAATTACAGTTATTGCAATTGTTTTCTAATAATCAATCAATTTATAATAATTATACAATGGTTTTTGTTGGCAAAAAGTCGTTGGAATCTAATTCCTTTGAAGAATATTTTATGAAATTACCAGATGAGGTAAAGAATAAAGTGAAATACATAGAGCAAGTTCCACAAGACGACCTAGTTGATTTTTATAGAAGTGCTTCATTTTTTATTTATCCTTCACTTTATGAAGGGTTTGGAATTCCTCCTATAGAGGCAGCAGCAGCAAAAATTCCTGTCTTATGTAATAATATGACAGCAATGGAAGACTTTACTTTTTTTGAGCCTTATTTAATAAATTTTGAGCATCAAAATATTCAACAATGTTTTGATGATTTTATACTGAATAATCAATCAGACATTAAAGGGATTAAAAAAGAAATTGAATCGAATTATGCTTGGTCAACTTCGGCAGACGATTTATTAAATGTATTAAAATAA
- a CDS encoding glycosyltransferase family 2 protein, which yields MEKDLSIIIVNYNGRKYFEKCIQSIQENLTHVEYEIIVFDNYSSDDSISYLTNHFPEVILIKSEINLGFGKGNNEAVKYANAETILLLNNDTIILNDFSELINFVRNDPKAGAIGINMLDKNKKYLVPGGKFPSIASCFKIKNGAYTGDFEKGIFTAPYYKVDWLGGSFILMRKAIYNEINGFDEDYFMYVEDVDLCKKIADNGYQNYFFAKYNYIHFVGFNPKKNPLLIKGYRTYLKKHTHGLNYILCSIALTLNSLVKKIKLIMVK from the coding sequence ATGGAAAAAGATTTATCAATTATCATTGTTAATTACAATGGAAGAAAGTATTTCGAAAAATGTATTCAATCAATACAAGAAAATCTTACTCATGTTGAGTATGAAATCATTGTGTTTGATAATTATTCAAGTGATGATAGTATTTCTTATTTAACTAATCATTTTCCAGAAGTCATTCTTATAAAGTCTGAGATAAACTTAGGTTTTGGAAAAGGAAATAATGAAGCTGTAAAGTATGCAAATGCAGAAACAATACTCTTATTAAACAATGATACAATTATTCTTAATGATTTTTCGGAGTTGATTAATTTTGTGAGAAATGATCCTAAAGCTGGGGCAATTGGAATTAATATGCTCGATAAAAACAAAAAATATCTTGTTCCAGGAGGAAAATTTCCAAGTATAGCTTCTTGTTTTAAAATAAAAAATGGTGCTTATACAGGTGATTTTGAGAAAGGAATATTTACTGCTCCTTATTATAAAGTTGATTGGTTGGGAGGTTCTTTTATCTTAATGAGAAAGGCTATTTACAATGAAATAAATGGTTTTGATGAAGATTATTTTATGTATGTTGAAGATGTAGATTTATGTAAAAAAATAGCTGATAATGGTTATCAAAATTACTTTTTTGCAAAATATAATTATATTCATTTTGTTGGTTTCAACCCTAAAAAAAACCCTTTACTCATTAAAGGATATCGAACATATTTGAAGAAACATACTCATGGTTTAAATTATATATTATGTTCTATTGCTTTAACATTAAACAGCTTAGTAAAAAAAATTAAATTAATTATGGTGAAATAA
- a CDS encoding oligosaccharide flippase family protein, protein MISLEKIKHLKNSKLYESFTTSGLTFIFRILGMGLSFLIIRVIAKNFGIETFGSFSIIQTIVNVLLIIFTLGIQNTLLIEFNRQELDQNSLFSFVNHTFKLVFFFMLIPSILLIFYANFLAKSFNDTSLANSFRLLGFFLFPILAHDIIVYYFIATKNYFKFGFFMFFLPNFLFIISLFFLNNEDKNITNISLIYFISYLVTFFIEYSSIYLKNKKNRSYIPPYKSILKRSIPMMISWLMLYLLSWTDVILLGIMSEPKEVGEYNLAYKIGSLLLIFLSTYTAVALPKMSEYFERKEIHLLKKYLKKSSLNLTLVCLPFFLILLFFGNFVISFFGETSSNTVQILVIISISSMLSVFFGCVDQILNISNNQNTLLKINLFYFVANIILNIILITYFGALGSAIATLVITILMKLTCIFFINKKLGFLPIGI, encoded by the coding sequence ATGATTAGTTTAGAGAAAATAAAGCATCTAAAGAATTCTAAACTTTATGAAAGTTTTACAACGAGTGGATTAACATTTATTTTCAGAATACTTGGTATGGGACTAAGTTTTTTGATTATTCGAGTTATTGCAAAAAACTTTGGTATCGAAACTTTTGGTAGTTTTTCCATCATTCAAACAATTGTCAATGTATTATTAATCATTTTTACATTGGGAATACAAAATACATTATTGATTGAATTTAATCGACAAGAGCTTGATCAAAATAGCTTGTTTTCTTTTGTAAATCATACATTCAAGCTAGTCTTTTTTTTCATGTTGATTCCTTCTATTCTACTAATTTTTTATGCAAATTTTCTCGCCAAAAGTTTCAATGATACTAGTTTAGCTAATAGTTTTCGCTTGTTAGGTTTCTTTTTGTTTCCTATTTTGGCTCACGATATTATTGTTTATTATTTTATTGCAACAAAAAATTATTTCAAGTTTGGATTTTTCATGTTCTTTCTACCAAATTTTTTGTTTATAATATCATTATTTTTCTTAAATAATGAAGATAAAAACATTACCAATATTAGTCTAATTTATTTTATAAGCTATCTAGTAACTTTCTTTATTGAATACTCTAGTATTTATCTGAAAAATAAAAAAAACAGGTCTTATATACCGCCTTATAAAAGCATACTAAAAAGATCTATTCCGATGATGATAAGTTGGTTAATGCTATATTTATTAAGTTGGACAGATGTTATCTTGCTAGGAATAATGTCCGAACCGAAAGAAGTAGGGGAATATAATTTAGCATACAAAATAGGTTCATTGTTATTGATATTTTTAAGCACTTACACTGCTGTTGCTCTTCCTAAAATGTCTGAATACTTTGAAAGAAAAGAAATTCATTTACTCAAAAAATATTTAAAGAAATCAAGCTTAAATCTAACTTTAGTTTGTTTACCTTTTTTCTTAATTTTATTATTTTTTGGAAATTTCGTCATTTCTTTCTTTGGAGAAACAAGTTCTAATACTGTCCAAATATTAGTCATTATATCAATTTCAAGTATGCTTAGTGTATTTTTTGGTTGTGTCGATCAAATCTTAAATATCTCGAACAATCAAAATACATTACTCAAAATAAATCTTTTTTATTTTGTAGCGAATATTATACTAAATATTATTTTGATTACATATTTTGGTGCGTTAGGATCAGCTATTGCAACCTTGGTAATAACTATATTAATGAAATTAACTTGTATCTTTTTTATTAACAAAAAACTTGGTTTTTTACCAATTGGAATTTAG
- a CDS encoding DUF6427 family protein, with translation MLVNLLDKRNFFIQIFIIVLFTLLGVTNFNSIDLSNLEKLGVILTILTIAFVGYIDNTNDLISTSSYPTFTYILWIMPFIAGLSDYRIAGSLLLVTYVTVQLLYFESEKNDTYNAFDIGVFMSFAILLSPPLIFLGIVVFTYFLTLRVVEPKIPILGFLGFILPILIVAQVSFLLDYYFMFDFYKEQLMLTIVHFEWKQLFLIPIAIILVYSIVNHFKNVNKLTAQKKRIFLLMHFMFGTMLITYILYGGNNDAYLAFLGFSIMLMLTRYFSESKPKIEWLKEAFLWVFMICLLIYNFYDRIPRFFSLITEVSF, from the coding sequence ATGTTGGTTAATCTACTTGACAAAAGGAATTTTTTTATACAGATTTTTATCATTGTGTTGTTTACGTTGCTTGGAGTTACTAATTTTAACAGTATTGATCTGAGTAATTTAGAAAAATTAGGTGTAATCCTGACGATTTTGACGATTGCTTTTGTGGGGTATATCGACAATACGAATGATTTAATTTCGACTTCTTCCTATCCAACTTTTACTTACATTTTGTGGATAATGCCTTTTATTGCAGGTTTATCAGATTATAGAATTGCTGGAAGTTTGTTGCTTGTGACTTATGTAACAGTGCAATTACTCTATTTTGAGTCCGAAAAAAACGATACGTACAATGCTTTTGATATAGGCGTTTTTATGAGTTTTGCAATTTTATTAAGTCCGCCACTTATTTTCTTAGGAATTGTAGTTTTTACTTATTTCTTGACTTTAAGAGTTGTAGAACCAAAAATTCCTATTCTTGGTTTTCTAGGATTTATTCTTCCAATATTAATCGTTGCTCAAGTTAGTTTTCTGCTCGATTATTACTTTATGTTCGATTTTTATAAAGAACAATTGATGCTAACGATAGTGCATTTCGAATGGAAACAATTGTTTTTAATTCCAATTGCAATCATACTAGTTTATTCAATCGTTAATCATTTCAAGAATGTGAATAAATTGACAGCGCAAAAGAAACGAATCTTTTTGTTGATGCATTTTATGTTTGGAACAATGCTGATTACGTATATTCTTTACGGAGGGAATAATGATGCTTATCTTGCCTTCTTAGGTTTTAGCATTATGTTGATGTTAACAAGATATTTTAGCGAAAGCAAACCCAAAATAGAATGGCTAAAAGAGGCATTTCTTTGGGTTTTTATGATTTGCTTGCTAATCTATAATTTTTATGATAGAATCCCGAGATTCTTCTCCTTGATTACGGAGGTAAGTTTTTAA
- a CDS encoding UDP-2,3-diacylglucosamine diphosphatase, translating into MVSGGQPINIQLEAGKKAYFSSDHHFGAPNEKDSLVREKLFVKWLDEIKDDCGVLFLIGDLFDFWFEYKHVVPKGFVRILGKLAEISDRRIPIYFFVGNHDLWMKDYLEEQINAIVFRDKQDFIINGKEFFIVHGDGKGPGDKGYKRMKKVFTNKVCQFLFYLLHPDLAMWLGITASRKNKMISGDEDVNFLGVDNEWLIMYSRKQLHRKYYDYLIYGHRHLPMEIAIGKARHINLGDWINYFTYGIFDGKEFVLKTYLRNQGEESRDSIIKIID; encoded by the coding sequence ATGGTTAGCGGAGGACAACCAATAAACATTCAGTTAGAAGCTGGTAAAAAAGCCTATTTTTCTTCGGATCATCACTTTGGTGCTCCGAATGAAAAAGATAGTTTGGTGCGTGAAAAATTGTTTGTAAAATGGCTTGACGAAATAAAAGACGATTGTGGTGTTTTATTTTTAATTGGCGATTTATTCGATTTTTGGTTCGAATATAAACACGTTGTTCCGAAAGGATTTGTGCGTATTTTAGGAAAATTAGCCGAAATTTCTGATCGTAGAATTCCTATTTATTTCTTTGTTGGAAACCATGATTTATGGATGAAAGATTATTTGGAAGAACAAATCAATGCGATTGTTTTCCGAGATAAGCAGGATTTTATTATCAATGGGAAAGAATTTTTTATTGTTCATGGCGATGGAAAAGGTCCTGGTGATAAAGGCTACAAACGCATGAAAAAGGTTTTTACAAACAAAGTTTGTCAATTTCTTTTTTATCTACTTCATCCGGATTTGGCAATGTGGTTGGGAATTACAGCTTCGCGAAAAAATAAAATGATTTCGGGTGACGAAGATGTTAATTTTTTGGGCGTTGACAATGAATGGTTAATCATGTATAGCCGCAAACAATTGCATCGAAAATACTACGATTATCTAATTTATGGACATCGACATTTACCAATGGAAATTGCGATAGGCAAAGCGCGTCATATCAATCTTGGCGATTGGATTAACTACTTTACTTATGGTATTTTTGATGGAAAAGAATTCGTATTAAAAACTTACCTCCGTAATCAAGGAGAAGAATCTCGGGATTCTATCATAAAAATTATAGATTAG
- the queD gene encoding 6-carboxytetrahydropterin synthase QueD yields the protein MKIIRLTKAFTFETAHALHGYDGKCKNIHGHSYKLFVTVKGTPSEDTNDVKLGMVMDFGDLKKIVNKEIVNLFDHAILLNENSPHKTLGEKLLAEGHNVVFTDYQPSAENMILWIVDKIKPLLPTNIDLVALKLHETENSYAEWLAEDNQ from the coding sequence ATGAAAATCATTCGACTTACAAAAGCTTTTACGTTCGAAACTGCACATGCTTTGCATGGTTATGACGGAAAGTGTAAAAATATACATGGACATTCGTACAAATTATTTGTAACTGTGAAAGGAACACCTTCTGAAGACACAAACGATGTGAAACTTGGAATGGTGATGGATTTTGGCGATTTGAAAAAAATTGTGAACAAAGAAATTGTTAATCTTTTTGATCACGCAATTTTATTGAACGAAAATTCGCCTCACAAAACATTAGGAGAAAAATTATTAGCAGAAGGTCACAATGTTGTTTTTACAGATTATCAACCGTCTGCTGAAAATATGATTTTATGGATTGTGGATAAAATCAAGCCTCTTTTACCAACGAATATCGATTTGGTTGCTTTGAAATTACACGAAACTGAAAATTCTTATGCAGAATGGTTAGCGGAGGACAACCAATAA
- a CDS encoding ComF family protein, giving the protein MEIKTIVNSLVDLFFPMRCLDCQDVIQPSQFLCVSCSTKLVFTHFNFDQNNRAYDKLRNFCEVENAFSLLEFKHHNTTQAILHEMKYRNRPEIGIDLAQLIKFDLSDYDGIIPIPLHPKRLKTRGYNQVEDFARTLAEINQINYFSDGLIRTKYNSSQVNEDKKHRLENLKDAFEINPNLKPGHYILIDDVLTTGATIASAIKKFNLSENFKISVITIACA; this is encoded by the coding sequence ATGGAAATCAAAACAATCGTAAATTCTTTGGTTGATTTATTTTTTCCGATGCGTTGTTTGGATTGTCAAGACGTCATTCAACCTTCGCAATTTCTGTGTGTTTCGTGCTCAACAAAACTCGTTTTTACGCATTTTAATTTTGATCAAAATAATCGTGCTTATGATAAATTGAGAAATTTTTGCGAGGTCGAAAATGCATTTTCTTTGTTAGAATTTAAACATCATAATACCACACAAGCCATTTTACATGAAATGAAATATAGAAACCGCCCAGAAATTGGAATTGATTTAGCACAATTGATTAAGTTTGATTTGAGTGATTATGACGGAATTATTCCGATTCCGTTGCATCCAAAACGATTGAAAACAAGAGGCTACAATCAAGTAGAAGATTTTGCGCGAACGTTGGCAGAAATCAACCAGATTAATTATTTTTCGGATGGATTAATCAGAACAAAATACAATTCATCTCAAGTAAATGAAGACAAAAAACATCGATTAGAAAATTTGAAAGATGCGTTTGAAATCAATCCAAATCTTAAACCAGGACATTATATTTTGATTGATGATGTGTTAACAACTGGCGCAACAATTGCATCAGCCATTAAAAAGTTTAATCTTTCAGAAAATTTTAAGATAAGTGTAATTACCATTGCTTGTGCTTAA
- a CDS encoding Ig-like domain-containing protein: protein MNKTTRFSLLMLTILMVISCARQGSPTGGPKDETPPVFLKADPDTLATNVDVNLQEAIINFDEYILLKEYSKNVVVSPSFQIPPIVTPQALAKKNISIKFQEPLLPNTTYSFNFGDAIQDFNENNKLSNFQYVFSTGSFIDSLKVTGRVNSSYDFKLPEKILVGLYKIDSTYKDSIILQKKPYYIARANDKGEYQLNYLASGKYKLIAFEDKVENVMYDYGKERLAFHNEPIELNANQQINLNLFNQKPAYRKPEASFKQEGLIVFKTTGATDDVTITPVGKEFKTAYIQKFPKQDSINFWFNPKVDTIIGKSAKLNFKVQHKDQIDEVSALYSKSNTERKLEFKALNDQKLAPNKPFKIQANAPIKSLDLSKIYVFKDTVSIPFKVSIDTVNAQNLNFAFDKNLDEKFEVNIYPNALTDVLGEKNDTLAYPIKMGTRGDFGHLKLTLQNTPSKPFILQFLKTDKDFTVIEELYNPANKNYFEFNFIEPGEYLFRLLVDENENGKWDTGDYLSGKQPEPIYLYPEPIKIRAMWDATETWVLGEANQPVSLPNDDKDSDKNRIRRGELKEGEERQNPRTTNKKSEE from the coding sequence ATGAATAAGACGACACGTTTTTCGCTTTTGATGTTAACCATTTTGATGGTTATTTCTTGTGCAAGACAAGGTTCACCAACGGGAGGACCTAAAGATGAAACTCCGCCAGTTTTCCTAAAAGCTGATCCAGATACGTTGGCAACAAATGTAGATGTCAATTTGCAAGAGGCAATAATCAACTTTGATGAGTACATTCTTCTGAAAGAATACAGCAAAAATGTGGTTGTTTCGCCATCGTTTCAAATTCCACCAATTGTGACGCCGCAAGCTTTAGCGAAGAAAAACATTTCGATTAAATTTCAAGAACCATTGTTGCCAAATACGACATATAGTTTCAATTTTGGTGATGCGATTCAAGATTTTAATGAAAATAATAAGTTGTCAAACTTTCAATATGTTTTTTCGACAGGTAGTTTTATTGATTCGTTGAAGGTGACAGGTCGAGTAAATTCGTCTTATGATTTCAAATTGCCAGAGAAGATATTGGTCGGGCTATATAAAATAGATAGTACATACAAAGACAGCATTATTCTGCAAAAGAAACCATATTACATTGCTAGAGCCAATGATAAAGGAGAATATCAATTAAATTATTTGGCTTCGGGCAAATATAAATTGATTGCTTTTGAGGATAAGGTAGAAAATGTGATGTACGATTATGGGAAAGAGCGCTTGGCTTTTCATAACGAACCAATTGAGTTGAATGCAAATCAACAAATCAACTTGAATTTATTCAATCAAAAACCAGCTTATCGTAAACCTGAAGCGAGTTTTAAACAAGAAGGTTTAATTGTTTTTAAAACGACTGGCGCAACGGATGATGTTACGATAACACCGGTAGGAAAAGAATTTAAAACGGCTTATATTCAGAAGTTTCCAAAACAAGATTCGATTAACTTTTGGTTTAATCCAAAGGTGGATACAATTATAGGAAAAAGCGCTAAATTGAATTTCAAGGTTCAACATAAAGATCAAATAGATGAAGTAAGTGCATTATATTCAAAATCGAATACAGAACGAAAATTAGAATTTAAAGCATTAAATGATCAAAAATTAGCACCAAATAAACCATTTAAAATTCAGGCAAATGCGCCAATAAAATCATTGGATTTATCTAAAATTTATGTGTTTAAAGATACAGTTTCAATTCCATTCAAAGTTTCCATTGATACAGTGAATGCACAGAACTTGAATTTTGCTTTTGATAAAAATTTAGACGAAAAATTTGAAGTTAATATTTATCCAAATGCTTTGACAGATGTGTTAGGAGAGAAGAATGATACGCTTGCTTATCCAATAAAAATGGGAACGCGTGGCGATTTTGGACATTTGAAATTAACGCTTCAAAATACTCCAAGCAAACCATTTATCCTACAATTTCTAAAAACTGATAAAGACTTTACAGTAATTGAAGAATTATATAATCCAGCAAATAAAAACTATTTCGAATTTAATTTTATTGAACCGGGAGAATATTTATTCCGTTTATTGGTTGATGAAAATGAAAATGGAAAATGGGATACAGGCGATTACTTATCAGGTAAACAACCAGAACCAATTTATTTGTATCCAGAGCCAATCAAAATTAGAGCGATGTGGGATGCGACTGAAACATGGGTTTTAGGTGAGGCAAATCAACCCGTTTCTTTACCAAATGACGATAAAGATTCGGACAAAAATAGAATACGTCGAGGAGAATTGAAAGAAGGCGAGGAGCGCCAAAATCCACGAACAACAAATAAGAAATCAGAGGAATAG
- a CDS encoding DUF2752 domain-containing protein, with protein sequence MIKRILVYGLATLLPILVIVYFYSYYSNQNPFSIKCMFHEIIGLWCPGCGGQRALSLLVHGHFLQSLRYNLILPFALYICVQLYYAIVGNIFLGKPMSGKLHLPASFARNFLIFLLIYSILRNIPLSPFIYLAPES encoded by the coding sequence ATGATAAAACGGATTTTGGTTTATGGACTAGCAACGCTTTTACCCATTTTGGTAATTGTCTATTTTTATAGTTATTACAGCAACCAAAATCCGTTTTCTATCAAATGTATGTTTCATGAAATAATAGGTTTATGGTGTCCTGGCTGTGGTGGTCAACGTGCTCTTTCCTTGCTTGTTCACGGGCATTTTTTACAATCGTTACGCTACAATCTTATTTTGCCTTTTGCACTTTACATTTGTGTACAATTGTATTATGCTATTGTTGGAAATATTTTTTTAGGCAAACCAATGTCAGGCAAATTACATCTCCCTGCAAGTTTTGCGCGAAATTTCTTAATCTTCCTTTTGATTTATTCTATTTTGAGAAACATTCCTCTTTCACCTTTTATATATTTGGCTCCAGAGAGTTAG
- a CDS encoding CD225/dispanin family protein: MDYSNQSTQDFNQPQQSSFEEIKPKQENNLVLAIISTVLGLCSPCCIGTIVGIIAIVFANQVNTKHNIGDYTGAEQAAKNSKLLAYVAIGLGVIGVIINVVMLITGGMDAYMEQYKSILESSNGN, from the coding sequence ATGGATTATTCTAACCAATCTACTCAAGATTTTAATCAACCTCAACAATCTTCTTTTGAAGAAATTAAACCAAAACAAGAAAACAACCTTGTTTTAGCAATCATTAGTACTGTTTTAGGGCTTTGTTCTCCTTGTTGCATCGGTACTATTGTGGGTATTATTGCAATTGTTTTTGCAAATCAAGTGAATACAAAACACAATATTGGCGATTATACAGGTGCTGAACAAGCAGCTAAGAATTCTAAATTATTAGCTTATGTTGCAATTGGTTTAGGCGTAATTGGTGTTATTATCAATGTTGTGATGTTAATTACAGGAGGTATGGATGCCTATATGGAGCAATATAAAAGTATTTTAGAAAGCTCTAACGGAAATTAA